Proteins from a single region of Electrophorus electricus isolate fEleEle1 chromosome 5, fEleEle1.pri, whole genome shotgun sequence:
- the LOC113573799 gene encoding GTPase IMAP family member 4 isoform X2, with protein MESDKPTELTGVDLPEPEEKRCEGNRLPELRLVLLGWRWPGKSLTGNTILGREEFHLERAAEFSVKRETEVDGRKVTIVDTPGWFSAQATPMMYQKEMLRSVSMCSPGPHAFLLVVPVGMFTETDRVRIEENLALFGEDVWKHTLLVFTWAEILKQKTIERHIRREGRELQWVVDKCKKRYCVINNHIFGDHRQLPSLMENIEKLVAEEAGPFRPQTEENTAQSQTSLKANNENLNPNAAKEERELGARPKRNCSFSLLQPGNEDGPQSKSDRGSV; from the exons ATGGAGTCTGATAAACCAACAGAATTAACTG GTGTTGACTTGCCTGAACCCGAAGAGAAGAGGTGTGAAGGTAACCGCCTCCCTGAGCTGCGGCTGGTCCTGCTAGGCTGGAGATGGCCAGGGAAAAGTTTGACCGGTAATACCATTCTTGGCCGAGAAGAGTTCCATTTGGAACGTGCGGCCGAGTTCTCAGTGAAGCGTGAAACTGAGGTGGATGGACGCAAGGTGACCATAGTGGACACACCTGGCTGGTTCTCAGCCCAGGCCACACCTATGATGTACCAAAAGGAAATGTTGCGCAGTGTCAGCATGTGTTCACCTGGGCCGCATGCTTTCCTGCTGGTGGTACCCGTGGGCATGTTCACAGAAACGGATAGGGTCCGCATAGAGGAGAACCTGGCGCTGTTCGGGGAGGACGTGTGGAAGCACACCTTGCTGGTGTTCACGTGGGCTGAGATACTGAAGCAGAAGACCATCGAGAGGCACATCCGCAGGGAGGGGCGTGAGCTTCAGTGGGTGGTGGACAAATGCAAGAAAAGATACTGTGTCATCAACAACCACATCTTCGGTGACCACCGTCAGCTTCCAAGTCTAATGGAGAATATTGAGAAGCTGGTGGCAGAGGAGGCAGGGCCCTTCAGACCACAGACCGAAGAGAACACAGCCCAGAGTCAGACTAGTCTGAAAGCAAATAATGAGAACCTGAACCCAAATGCTGCGAAAGAGGAGCGGGAGCTAGGGGCCAGGCCCAAACGCAACTGTTCCTTCAGTTTGCTGCAGCCTGGGAATGAAGATGGCCCTCAGAGTAA ATCTGATCGAGGGAGTGTCTGA
- the LOC113573799 gene encoding GTPase IMAP family member 4 isoform X1 has translation MESDKPTELTGVDLPEPEEKRCEGNRLPELRLVLLGWRWPGKSLTGNTILGREEFHLERAAEFSVKRETEVDGRKVTIVDTPGWFSAQATPMMYQKEMLRSVSMCSPGPHAFLLVVPVGMFTETDRVRIEENLALFGEDVWKHTLLVFTWAEILKQKTIERHIRREGRELQWVVDKCKKRYCVINNHIFGDHRQLPSLMENIEKLVAEEAGPFRPQTEENTAQSQTSLKANNENLNPNAAKEERELGARPKRNCSFSLLQPGNEDGPQNLIEGVSD, from the exons ATGGAGTCTGATAAACCAACAGAATTAACTG GTGTTGACTTGCCTGAACCCGAAGAGAAGAGGTGTGAAGGTAACCGCCTCCCTGAGCTGCGGCTGGTCCTGCTAGGCTGGAGATGGCCAGGGAAAAGTTTGACCGGTAATACCATTCTTGGCCGAGAAGAGTTCCATTTGGAACGTGCGGCCGAGTTCTCAGTGAAGCGTGAAACTGAGGTGGATGGACGCAAGGTGACCATAGTGGACACACCTGGCTGGTTCTCAGCCCAGGCCACACCTATGATGTACCAAAAGGAAATGTTGCGCAGTGTCAGCATGTGTTCACCTGGGCCGCATGCTTTCCTGCTGGTGGTACCCGTGGGCATGTTCACAGAAACGGATAGGGTCCGCATAGAGGAGAACCTGGCGCTGTTCGGGGAGGACGTGTGGAAGCACACCTTGCTGGTGTTCACGTGGGCTGAGATACTGAAGCAGAAGACCATCGAGAGGCACATCCGCAGGGAGGGGCGTGAGCTTCAGTGGGTGGTGGACAAATGCAAGAAAAGATACTGTGTCATCAACAACCACATCTTCGGTGACCACCGTCAGCTTCCAAGTCTAATGGAGAATATTGAGAAGCTGGTGGCAGAGGAGGCAGGGCCCTTCAGACCACAGACCGAAGAGAACACAGCCCAGAGTCAGACTAGTCTGAAAGCAAATAATGAGAACCTGAACCCAAATGCTGCGAAAGAGGAGCGGGAGCTAGGGGCCAGGCCCAAACGCAACTGTTCCTTCAGTTTGCTGCAGCCTGGGAATGAAGATGGCCCTCAGA ATCTGATCGAGGGAGTGTCTGACTGA